Proteins from a genomic interval of Diaphorobacter sp. HDW4A:
- a CDS encoding nitrate reductase, giving the protein MQETQSTCPYCGVGCGVIIESDGHAITGVRGDPSHPANFGKLCTKGSTLHLTASQALQNQSRLLMPQLRASRDARPAPIHWDSAIAHAATRMGDLIGQHGPDAVGFYLSGQLLTEDYYVFNKLAKGLVGTNNLDTNSRLCMSSAVAGYKATLGADAPPACYDDIDHAGCLFITGSNMAWAHPILFRRVEEARAANPNLKIIVADPRRTETAELADLHLPLQPGTDVMLFHGLLHIMLWEGWVDQPYIAQHTSGFAELKALVRDATPENVAAVCGVSKDDLLTAARWFALGGDGPAKHGTLSFYCMGLNQSSSGTAKNAALINLHLATAQIGCEGAGPFSLTGQPNAMGGREVGGLSNLLPAHRDMANPAHRAEVAAFWGVDSIPAQPGKAAIEMFEAAADGEIKALWIACTNPAQSMPDQALVRAALKRAEFVVVQEAFAHTATTAFADLLLPASTWGEKLGTVTNSERRISRVRAAVAPAGQARHDWQIGVQFAQALQARMYPHKPHLFDYDTHDAAAGAEAIWNEHRESTRGRDLDITGLCWNLLDQQGPQQWPMPEGASQGKPRLYEDGVFPTEDGRARFAVQAFKPLAEPRDVRYPFSLNTGRLRDQWHGMSRTGQLGRMFSHEAEPQLQVHPQDMERLQLQPGDLVHVTSRRGAIVLPARADAQQARNQVFLPMHWGGEYLGGRASTGQSLAGVNAITTSERCPQSKQPELKHAAVKVLKAQMPWSCLGMAWLPEDKVLATRDALAALMREFDFASCVLIGNAVSLADAAKARTGVQFRAAAYEAPDARVLARLAELLALDEPQVLRYVDARRQCSRTLKLVRGDAESVRETRLAGFLLCGDASAGQWLGDVLKGELSTQPYGRMLLASGAKAPSVAPPRSRQVCACMNVGEQEIVRCLQQAAGGDEAERLNGLKSQLGCGTGCGSCIPALRQWVRDVQPQRQVQAQTA; this is encoded by the coding sequence ATGCAAGAGACCCAATCCACCTGCCCCTACTGCGGCGTTGGCTGCGGGGTGATCATCGAAAGCGATGGCCACGCGATCACCGGCGTGCGCGGTGATCCGTCGCATCCCGCGAACTTCGGCAAGCTGTGCACCAAGGGCAGCACGCTGCATCTCACCGCGAGCCAGGCGCTGCAGAACCAGTCGCGCCTGCTGATGCCGCAACTGCGCGCCAGCCGCGACGCCAGGCCCGCGCCCATTCACTGGGATTCGGCTATCGCGCATGCGGCCACGCGCATGGGCGACCTCATCGGGCAGCATGGGCCGGATGCGGTCGGTTTCTACCTGAGCGGCCAACTGCTCACCGAGGACTACTACGTCTTCAACAAGCTAGCCAAGGGGCTTGTCGGCACCAACAACCTCGACACCAATTCGCGCCTGTGCATGAGCAGCGCGGTGGCAGGCTACAAGGCCACGCTGGGCGCGGATGCACCGCCCGCGTGCTACGACGACATCGACCATGCGGGGTGCCTTTTCATCACGGGCAGCAACATGGCGTGGGCGCATCCGATTCTGTTTCGGCGGGTGGAGGAGGCGCGCGCGGCCAATCCGAATTTGAAGATCATCGTCGCCGATCCGCGCCGCACCGAGACGGCGGAGCTTGCCGATCTGCACCTGCCGTTGCAGCCCGGCACCGACGTGATGCTGTTCCACGGGCTGCTGCACATCATGCTGTGGGAGGGGTGGGTGGACCAGCCCTACATCGCGCAGCACACCAGCGGTTTTGCGGAGCTGAAGGCGCTGGTGCGCGATGCGACGCCCGAGAACGTTGCTGCCGTTTGCGGCGTGAGCAAGGATGATCTGCTGACCGCGGCGCGCTGGTTTGCGCTCGGCGGTGATGGCCCGGCAAAGCACGGCACATTGAGCTTCTATTGCATGGGCCTGAACCAGAGCAGCAGCGGCACGGCCAAGAACGCAGCGCTCATCAACCTTCACCTTGCCACCGCGCAGATCGGGTGCGAGGGCGCGGGGCCGTTCTCGTTGACCGGCCAGCCCAATGCGATGGGCGGGCGCGAGGTGGGTGGGCTGTCGAATCTTCTGCCCGCGCATCGCGACATGGCCAACCCTGCGCATCGCGCCGAGGTGGCGGCGTTCTGGGGGGTGGATTCGATTCCGGCGCAGCCGGGCAAGGCGGCGATCGAGATGTTCGAGGCGGCGGCGGATGGAGAGATCAAGGCGCTGTGGATCGCCTGCACCAACCCCGCGCAGAGCATGCCCGATCAGGCGCTGGTGCGCGCGGCGCTCAAGCGTGCGGAGTTCGTCGTGGTGCAGGAAGCCTTCGCCCACACTGCAACCACCGCCTTTGCCGATCTGCTGCTGCCCGCCAGCACCTGGGGCGAAAAGCTTGGCACGGTGACCAACAGCGAGCGCCGCATCTCGCGGGTGCGCGCCGCTGTCGCTCCGGCGGGCCAGGCGCGGCACGACTGGCAGATCGGAGTGCAGTTTGCGCAGGCGCTGCAGGCAAGAATGTATCCGCACAAGCCGCATCTTTTCGACTACGACACGCATGACGCTGCGGCGGGCGCCGAGGCCATCTGGAATGAGCACCGCGAGAGCACGCGCGGGCGCGATCTGGACATCACCGGCCTCTGCTGGAACCTGCTCGACCAACAAGGCCCGCAGCAATGGCCCATGCCCGAGGGGGCGAGCCAAGGCAAGCCGCGTCTGTATGAAGATGGCGTGTTCCCCACCGAAGATGGCCGCGCGCGCTTTGCCGTGCAGGCTTTCAAGCCACTGGCCGAGCCGCGCGATGTGCGTTATCCATTCAGCCTGAACACCGGGCGGCTGCGCGATCAATGGCATGGCATGAGCCGTACCGGGCAGCTCGGTCGCATGTTCTCGCACGAGGCCGAGCCGCAACTGCAAGTGCATCCGCAAGACATGGAGCGCTTGCAGTTGCAGCCGGGCGATCTGGTGCATGTGACGAGCCGGCGCGGCGCCATCGTGCTGCCCGCGCGGGCCGATGCGCAGCAGGCGCGCAATCAGGTGTTTCTGCCTATGCACTGGGGTGGCGAGTATCTGGGTGGCCGCGCGTCGACCGGGCAGTCGCTCGCGGGCGTGAATGCGATCACCACGTCCGAGCGCTGCCCACAGTCGAAGCAGCCCGAGCTCAAACACGCGGCGGTGAAGGTACTCAAGGCGCAGATGCCGTGGAGCTGCCTTGGCATGGCTTGGCTGCCGGAGGACAAGGTGCTGGCGACGCGCGATGCGCTGGCAGCGTTGATGCGCGAGTTCGATTTCGCCAGCTGCGTGCTGATCGGCAATGCCGTGTCTCTCGCCGACGCGGCGAAGGCGCGGACGGGCGTGCAGTTTCGCGCAGCAGCCTACGAGGCGCCCGATGCCAGGGTGCTTGCGCGGCTAGCCGAGCTGCTCGCGCTCGACGAGCCGCAGGTGCTGCGTTATGTGGATGCGCGTCGCCAGTGCAGTCGCACACTCAAGCTCGTGCGCGGCGATGCCGAAAGCGTGCGCGAAACCCGTCTGGCAGGCTTCTTGCTGTGTGGTGATGCAAGTGCCGGTCAATGGCTGGGCGATGTGCTCAAGGGTGAGCTGTCGACACAGCCGTATGGCCGCATGCTGCTCGCTTCCGGTGCGAAGGCGCCCAGCGTTGCACCACCGCGATCACGGCAGGTCTGTGCATGCATGAACGTGGGCGAGCAGGAGATCGTTCGTTGTCTGCAACAAGCTGCGGGCGGCGACGAAGCCGAACGCCTGAATGGCCTCAAGAGCCAGTTGGGCTGCGGCACCGGTTGTGGTTCGTGCATTCCGGCACTCAGGCAGTGGGTGCGCGATGTGCAACCGCAAAGGCAAGTACAAGCTCAGACAGCTTGA
- the nirD gene encoding nitrite reductase small subunit NirD, with product MSDKHPDIHDWVVVCTVDDIPALGARRVARKQGLDVAVFRSAGDQVFALLDRCPHKGGPLSQGIVFGESVACPLHNWTIGLATGEAAAPDEGRTPRFAVWVDAGLVHLSASELAELATEFTRPHAGPACSMHASGQQRIPIAALNSR from the coding sequence ATGAGCGATAAGCATCCTGATATTCATGACTGGGTCGTGGTCTGCACCGTGGACGACATTCCCGCGCTCGGCGCGCGCCGTGTGGCGCGCAAGCAGGGGCTGGACGTGGCCGTGTTTCGCAGCGCGGGCGACCAGGTGTTTGCGCTGCTCGACCGTTGCCCGCACAAGGGCGGCCCGCTGTCGCAGGGCATCGTGTTCGGCGAGAGCGTGGCCTGCCCGCTGCACAACTGGACGATTGGTCTGGCGACCGGCGAGGCCGCAGCGCCCGATGAAGGCCGCACGCCGCGCTTTGCGGTGTGGGTGGATGCGGGGCTGGTACATCTGAGTGCGTCGGAGCTGGCGGAGCTGGCGACCGAATTCACCCGGCCGCATGCCGGCCCCGCTTGCAGCATGCATGCCAGCGGTCAGCAGCGCATCCCCATCGCCGCGTTGAACAGTCGCTGA
- the cobA gene encoding uroporphyrinogen-III C-methyltransferase, translating to MTTMNHFPNPELTGRCFLVGAGPGDPELLTLKALKAIQSATLLLVDDLVSDEIVAMASTAARVIRVGKRGGCISTPQEFIERLMLMAVREGEIVVRLKGGDPFIFGRGGEEAEHLRAAGVQVEVINGITSGLAAPSSLGISLTHREHAHGVVLVTGHAGHGNEGVNWRELGRMAREAKLTLVIYMGVSSAREIESGLLAGGLGAQTPAALISNASQRKQAHVIAELGQLADTLQESGLGSPCVFVIGDVVRTGDPVALFGDGSYFRVAERQAVSSPAWR from the coding sequence ATGACGACGATGAATCACTTCCCGAACCCTGAACTCACGGGACGCTGCTTTCTGGTGGGCGCTGGGCCTGGCGATCCGGAGCTGTTGACTCTCAAGGCGCTCAAGGCGATTCAGAGCGCGACGCTGCTGCTGGTGGACGATCTGGTGTCTGACGAGATCGTGGCGATGGCTTCCACCGCGGCGCGGGTGATCCGCGTGGGCAAGCGCGGCGGCTGCATCAGCACGCCGCAGGAATTCATCGAGCGGCTGATGCTTATGGCCGTGCGCGAGGGCGAAATCGTGGTGCGGCTGAAGGGCGGCGATCCGTTCATCTTCGGGCGTGGTGGCGAAGAGGCCGAGCACCTGCGCGCAGCGGGCGTGCAGGTCGAGGTGATCAACGGCATCACCTCAGGCCTCGCCGCGCCAAGTTCATTGGGCATTTCGCTCACGCACCGCGAACATGCGCATGGCGTGGTGCTCGTCACCGGCCATGCAGGCCATGGCAACGAGGGCGTGAACTGGCGTGAGCTGGGGCGCATGGCGCGCGAGGCCAAGCTGACGCTGGTGATTTACATGGGCGTGTCGTCCGCACGCGAGATTGAATCGGGGCTGTTGGCCGGAGGGCTCGGCGCGCAGACACCTGCTGCGTTGATCAGCAACGCAAGTCAGCGTAAGCAGGCGCATGTGATTGCCGAGCTTGGCCAGCTCGCCGACACGCTGCAGGAGTCGGGATTGGGCAGTCCCTGCGTTTTCGTGATCGGCGATGTGGTGCGCACCGGTGACCCGGTGGCGCTGTTCGGCGACGGTAGTTACTTTCGCGTCGCCGAACGTCAGGCTGTCAGCTCACCAGCGTGGCGGTGA
- a CDS encoding OsmC family peroxiredoxin: MSAEKSASVHWQGAGKEGKGEISTETGALNKAPYGFASRFGDDRKATNPEEILAAAHAACFAMAFSFACDGAGIKTETVDTSAKVRLTQEGAGFKISRIALTLSAKVPGISEEQFQKIAAEAKAGCPLSKALASVPEITLTATLVS; the protein is encoded by the coding sequence ATGTCCGCAGAAAAGTCCGCATCCGTCCACTGGCAAGGCGCCGGCAAGGAAGGCAAAGGAGAAATCTCCACCGAAACCGGTGCGCTGAACAAGGCGCCCTACGGCTTCGCCAGCCGCTTTGGTGATGACCGCAAGGCCACCAACCCCGAGGAAATTCTGGCCGCTGCACATGCGGCCTGCTTTGCGATGGCGTTCTCGTTTGCCTGCGATGGCGCGGGCATCAAGACCGAGACGGTGGATACCTCGGCCAAGGTGCGCTTGACTCAGGAGGGTGCCGGATTCAAGATCAGCCGCATCGCGCTCACGCTGAGCGCCAAGGTGCCGGGCATCAGCGAAGAGCAGTTCCAGAAGATCGCCGCCGAGGCGAAAGCGGGCTGCCCGCTGTCCAAGGCCCTGGCGAGCGTGCCCGAGATCACCCTCACCGCCACGCTGGTGAGCTGA